GCCACGTGATTGCAGGTCGGCGATGGTCTCGCGCGCAAGCTGCTGGAATCGGGCCACGCTCATCGTGTCTTCGGGGTCGATGATGTCGATGAGATGGTGCGGCACGGCCGCCTGTTCCTCGGCGGTGGGTTTGGCGGTGCCGATATCCATGCCACGGTACATCTGGTAGGCGTCCGCGTTCACGATTTCGGCCCGCTCCCCCGCTTCGGCCAGACGCCGGGCGATGGCGATGCCCAACCCCGTCTTGCCGGACGCGGTGGGACCGACGATGGAGACGACTCGTTGCGTCATATACGCCCCCTCAGTGCCGCACGGAATAGGTCTGGCCGGCGGCCACGTCGGGGTCGGCAAGCAGATTATGGCGGCCGGCGTGTGTGACGGTGGCCGTGACGAAATCGCCGATTTCAGGTACCGGTTCGCCTTCAGGCACGCCGATGTGCACCAGCACGCCGGTTTTCTCGCGGCCGGTGACACGGTGGGTGTCGGTGTCCTTCTTGCCGAGTTTGCCGGTGATCATCACTTCGACGTCGCGGCCCTCGAATGTGGCGAGGTTCTCTTCGGTGATCTGCTCCTGCAACGCCACCAGACGGTCGAACCGGTCCTGCACCACGTCGCGCGGAATCTGTTCCATTGCGGCGGCCGGCGTGCCGGGGCGTGGCGAGTAGATGAACGTGAACGCCGAGGAGAAGCGCGCCTGGCGCACCACGTCCATGGTCTGTTGGAAGTCCTCTTCGGTTTCGCCGGGGAAGCCGACGATGATGTCGGTGGAGATCTGCGCGTCGGGCATGGCGGCGCGGATGCGGCCCAGTATGTCGAGGAACTTGGCGGAGCGGTAGGAGCGGCGCATCGCGCGCAGGATGCGGTCGGAACCGGACTGCAGCGGGAAGTGCAGCTGGTGCATGATGTTCGGCGTTTCGGCCATCGCGGCGATGACGTCGTCGGTGAAGGCGGCCGGGTGCGGCGAGGTGAAGCGCACGCGTTCGAGACCGTCGATGGTGCCGCAGGCGCGCAACAGCTTGCTGAAAGCGTATCGATCGCCAATACCATAACCGAACGAATTCACGTTCTGGCCGAGAAGCGTAACCTCCTTGGCACCATCGGCCACGCATTGGCGAATCTCATCAAGAATGTCACCGGGGCGGCGGT
This DNA window, taken from Bifidobacterium longum subsp. longum JCM 1217, encodes the following:
- the miaB gene encoding tRNA (N6-isopentenyl adenosine(37)-C2)-methylthiotransferase MiaB, which produces MNEDMMTEAERASIAADGTDGLLEKRGKGVFHIHTLGCQMNVHDSERIAGVLEANGYVPATEDQINDNDLDLLVLNTCAVRENAAERMYGTIGRFNRVKLVRPNLQIAVGGCMAQLDRKKIADTAPWVSAVFGTKNIEDLPKLLDQNRATGKAQVQVTEQLRQFPSQLPAARASRISSWVAISVGCNNTCTFCIVPTTRGKEKDRRPGDILDEIRQCVADGAKEVTLLGQNVNSFGYGIGDRYAFSKLLRACGTIDGLERVRFTSPHPAAFTDDVIAAMAETPNIMHQLHFPLQSGSDRILRAMRRSYRSAKFLDILGRIRAAMPDAQISTDIIVGFPGETEEDFQQTMDVVRQARFSSAFTFIYSPRPGTPAAAMEQIPRDVVQDRFDRLVALQEQITEENLATFEGRDVEVMITGKLGKKDTDTHRVTGREKTGVLVHIGVPEGEPVPEIGDFVTATVTHAGRHNLLADPDVAAGQTYSVRH